In Streptomyces nojiriensis, one genomic interval encodes:
- a CDS encoding S8 family peptidase: protein MSVMRHTRRRLAGIGATAVAALALGAAAALPASAADSGPQGVIENAGAAGTVSGSYIVTLKDSAARSTADSGKAVAKRYGAKIDKTYSAALNGYSVEVSEAQAKKLAADPAVRSVVQNRVFTVDATQPNPPSWGLDRIDQRALPLNQSYTYPDKAGEGVTAYIIDTGVRITHQDFGDRASYGYDAIDNDNTAQDGHGHGTHVAGTVAGGAYGVAKKAKIVGVRVLDNNGSGTTAQVVAGIDWVTRNAVKPAVANMSLGGGADSALDTAVRNSIASGITYGVAAGNESTNASTKSPARVAEAITVGATTNTDAKASYSNYGTVLDIFAPGSSITSSWGTGDTATNTISGTSMATPHVVGAAALYLAQNPASTPAQVRDGLVGAATPNVVTSPGTGSPNLLLNVGDGGTVPPGKRFENTADYAINDNATVESPVTVGGVAGNAPASLAVAVDIKHTYIGDLKVDLVAPDGTVYTLHNRAGGSADNIVKTFTVDASAEVANGVWKLRVNDNANVDTGKIDSWALQF, encoded by the coding sequence ATGTCCGTGATGCGTCACACCCGCCGGAGGCTCGCCGGCATCGGCGCGACCGCCGTCGCCGCCCTCGCGCTCGGCGCGGCCGCCGCGTTACCCGCCTCGGCGGCCGACAGCGGCCCCCAGGGCGTCATCGAGAACGCCGGTGCCGCCGGGACCGTCTCCGGCAGCTACATCGTGACCCTGAAGGACTCCGCCGCGCGCTCCACCGCCGACAGCGGCAAGGCCGTCGCCAAGCGGTACGGCGCGAAGATCGACAAGACCTACAGCGCCGCCCTCAACGGCTACTCCGTCGAGGTCTCCGAGGCGCAGGCGAAGAAGCTCGCCGCCGACCCGGCGGTCAGGTCCGTCGTGCAGAACCGTGTCTTCACCGTCGACGCGACCCAGCCCAACCCGCCGTCCTGGGGCCTGGACCGCATCGACCAGCGCGCGCTCCCGCTCAACCAGAGCTACACCTACCCGGACAAGGCCGGCGAGGGCGTCACCGCCTACATCATCGACACCGGTGTCCGCATCACGCACCAGGACTTCGGCGACCGCGCCTCCTACGGCTACGACGCCATCGACAACGACAACACCGCCCAGGACGGCCACGGCCACGGCACGCACGTCGCCGGCACCGTCGCGGGCGGCGCGTACGGCGTGGCCAAGAAGGCCAAGATCGTCGGCGTCCGCGTGCTCGACAACAACGGCAGCGGCACGACGGCCCAGGTCGTCGCGGGCATCGACTGGGTCACCCGCAACGCGGTCAAGCCGGCGGTGGCCAACATGTCGCTCGGCGGCGGAGCGGACTCCGCGCTCGACACGGCCGTACGCAACTCCATCGCCTCCGGCATCACCTACGGCGTCGCCGCGGGCAACGAGTCCACCAACGCCTCGACGAAGTCACCGGCGCGCGTGGCCGAGGCCATCACGGTAGGCGCCACCACCAACACCGACGCCAAGGCCAGCTACTCCAACTACGGCACCGTCCTGGACATCTTCGCGCCGGGCTCCTCCATCACCTCCTCGTGGGGCACCGGCGACACGGCCACCAACACCATCTCCGGCACCTCGATGGCCACCCCGCACGTGGTCGGCGCGGCGGCGCTGTACCTGGCGCAGAACCCGGCCAGCACCCCCGCCCAGGTCCGCGACGGCCTGGTGGGCGCCGCGACCCCGAACGTGGTGACCAGCCCCGGCACGGGCTCCCCGAACCTGCTGCTCAACGTGGGCGACGGCGGCACCGTCCCGCCCGGCAAGCGCTTCGAGAACACCGCCGACTACGCGATCAACGACAACGCCACCGTCGAGTCGCCCGTCACCGTCGGCGGGGTCGCCGGCAACGCCCCGGCGTCGCTGGCCGTCGCCGTCGACATCAAGCACACGTACATCGGCGACCTCAAGGTGGACCTGGTCGCGCCCGACGGCACCGTCTACACCCTGCACAACCGCGCCGGCGGCAGCGCGGACAACATCGTCAAGACCTTCACGGTCGACGCCTCCGCCGAGGTCGCCAACGGAGTCTGGAAGCTCCGCGTGAACGACAACGCGAACGTCGACACCGGCAAGATCGACTCGTGGGCGCTGCAGTTCTGA
- a CDS encoding RICIN domain-containing protein has translation MSGTESDRGDDGRGDVRGDTYTGPSGVQRGSGNLQVNFHEHRAGIVSACAVALVCVATVIAVRVGGGDRDTEAVSPPAKSPATATAPRPGAADPSVLTGRLVNRDSKLCLRVPGPDDGLVPVQDTCTDAADRTWTLAPQDADGDTRTLRNAHSGRCLTVVGTENFAPARQFACTAARYDGQHWELQWGRGDRAEQFMLRNAVNTKCLTVQGRETTRPAAQTSCGDHYDDQWWQLAP, from the coding sequence GTGAGCGGGACGGAGTCCGACAGGGGCGACGACGGACGCGGCGACGTGCGCGGCGACACCTACACCGGCCCGTCCGGGGTCCAGCGCGGCAGCGGGAACCTCCAGGTCAACTTCCACGAGCACCGCGCCGGTATCGTGTCGGCCTGCGCGGTCGCGCTGGTGTGCGTGGCCACCGTGATCGCCGTCCGGGTGGGCGGGGGCGACCGGGACACCGAGGCCGTCTCCCCGCCGGCCAAGAGCCCGGCCACGGCCACGGCACCACGTCCGGGTGCGGCGGATCCGTCGGTCCTCACCGGGCGGCTGGTCAACCGCGACAGCAAGCTGTGCCTACGGGTGCCCGGCCCCGACGACGGCCTCGTCCCGGTGCAGGACACCTGCACCGACGCCGCCGACCGGACCTGGACGCTCGCCCCGCAGGACGCCGACGGCGACACCCGCACGCTGCGCAACGCGCACAGCGGCCGGTGTCTGACCGTGGTGGGCACGGAGAACTTCGCCCCGGCCCGTCAGTTCGCCTGCACCGCCGCCCGGTACGACGGTCAGCACTGGGAACTGCAGTGGGGGAGAGGCGACCGGGCCGAACAGTTCATGCTGCGCAATGCCGTCAACACCAAGTGCCTGACGGTACAGGGACGCGAGACGACCCGGCCCGCGGCCCAGACGTCCTGCGGCGACCACTACGACGACCAGTGGTGGCAGCTCGCCCCCTAG
- a CDS encoding VOC family protein, which translates to MDHFTPEGYTSVAPWVVTDDTGALLDFITAAFDGEEIARVAVADGSIGHGEIRVGDTVVLAFDRRPDWPVTPSMLRVYVRDADAAMAAAVAHGARVVTEAADSAWGDRGGRVRDPFGNIWWVMSRVEEVAPDEAWRRMSEPKYAAAMRTAQQTLDAELSGRPSGVASTPRRPT; encoded by the coding sequence ATGGACCACTTCACCCCCGAGGGGTACACCAGCGTCGCGCCATGGGTCGTCACCGACGACACGGGCGCGCTGCTCGACTTCATCACCGCGGCGTTCGACGGCGAGGAGATCGCCCGGGTCGCGGTCGCGGACGGCAGCATCGGCCACGGAGAGATCCGGGTCGGCGACACGGTCGTGCTGGCCTTCGACCGGCGGCCGGACTGGCCGGTGACGCCCTCCATGCTGCGGGTCTACGTACGGGACGCGGACGCCGCCATGGCCGCCGCCGTCGCCCACGGAGCCCGCGTGGTCACCGAGGCCGCCGACAGCGCGTGGGGGGACCGCGGGGGCCGGGTGAGGGACCCGTTCGGCAACATCTGGTGGGTGATGAGCCGGGTCGAGGAGGTCGCCCCGGACGAGGCCTGGCGGCGCATGTCCGAGCCGAAGTACGCCGCGGCCATGCGCACGGCCCAGCAGACCCTGGACGCCGAACTCAGCGGCCGCCCCTCGGGCGTGGCCAGCACACCCCGACGGCCGACCTAG
- a CDS encoding intradiol ring-cleavage dioxygenase, with protein sequence MTENGSSPTSRRALLLAAGSAGVAALTAACAGPAGTRGAAGQPSASPTLPPSPGGSSPACVLAVEAGAGPYYLDLDRVRSDITEDRKGVPFRLDLTVVRASAGCRPVTDAAVDIWHADASGAYSTGGATFLRGTQVTDAAGRSTFRTIVPGWYAGLAPHIHFKVRPDRRTGTTSQFFFPEDVLVRVYARPPYAERRAPQHPNARDSRYRASGAAMTLALVPDGDGYRAAYTVGIA encoded by the coding sequence ATGACCGAGAACGGCAGTTCCCCGACCAGCCGCCGCGCCCTCCTGCTGGCCGCCGGATCGGCCGGGGTCGCGGCGCTGACGGCGGCCTGCGCCGGGCCGGCCGGGACCCGGGGTGCGGCAGGGCAGCCCTCCGCGTCACCGACCCTCCCGCCGTCGCCGGGCGGCAGCTCCCCGGCCTGCGTCCTGGCCGTGGAGGCGGGCGCCGGCCCGTACTACCTGGACCTGGACCGGGTCCGCTCCGACATCACCGAGGACCGCAAAGGCGTGCCGTTCCGGCTGGACCTGACCGTCGTAAGGGCCTCGGCGGGCTGCCGGCCGGTCACGGACGCCGCGGTCGACATCTGGCACGCCGACGCCTCGGGCGCCTACTCCACCGGCGGGGCCACCTTCCTGCGCGGGACCCAGGTCACGGACGCCGCCGGCCGCAGCACGTTCCGCACGATCGTGCCCGGCTGGTACGCGGGGCTGGCACCGCACATCCACTTCAAGGTCCGTCCCGACCGCCGCACCGGGACGACCTCGCAGTTCTTCTTCCCCGAGGACGTGCTGGTGCGGGTGTACGCGCGCCCGCCGTACGCGGAGCGCCGCGCGCCGCAGCACCCCAACGCCCGCGACAGCCGCTACCGCGCCTCCGGGGCCGCGATGACGCTGGCCCTGGTCCCCGACGGGGACGGCTACCGCGCCGCGTACACCGTGGGAATCGCCTGA
- a CDS encoding YbaK/EbsC family protein: protein MRAPLGSFDNAVPAPDCLAELTPPVAEAVRGWAGDVPAEQIVYVDTDPEIADTGAFVAHYGPELLEQSANCVVVAAKRGGAVTLAACLVPSAGRVDVNGAVRRHLGARKVSFAPMETAVELTGMEYGGITPLGLPQDWPLLVDAAVADMAYVLVGSGRRRGKLIAPGKLFAQIPGAELIEGLALL from the coding sequence ATGCGCGCTCCCCTGGGCTCCTTCGACAATGCGGTGCCGGCTCCGGACTGCCTCGCGGAACTCACCCCGCCCGTCGCCGAAGCGGTCCGCGGCTGGGCCGGTGACGTGCCGGCCGAGCAGATCGTCTACGTGGACACCGACCCCGAGATCGCCGACACCGGCGCCTTCGTCGCCCACTACGGACCGGAGCTCCTCGAGCAATCCGCGAACTGCGTGGTCGTCGCCGCCAAGCGCGGTGGCGCGGTCACCCTCGCCGCCTGCCTCGTGCCCTCCGCCGGCCGGGTCGACGTCAACGGCGCCGTCCGGCGTCACCTGGGCGCGCGCAAGGTGTCCTTCGCGCCCATGGAGACGGCCGTGGAGCTGACGGGCATGGAGTACGGGGGCATCACCCCGCTCGGCCTGCCGCAGGACTGGCCGCTCCTGGTGGACGCAGCGGTCGCCGACATGGCGTACGTACTCGTCGGCAGCGGACGCCGGCGCGGCAAGCTCATCGCACCCGGGAAGCTGTTCGCGCAGATCCCCGGAGCCGAACTCATCGAGGGCCTCGCCCTCCTCTGA
- a CDS encoding SpoIIE family protein phosphatase — MSPGTRRPDDVDPPGTAAEEPSRNTAPHHAPEPLGRLVATVERLRREVRAAHAAADGRALVELAKGILIGQLSCTPAAAARQLDELSRETGLSALELAADIVNQASRDHVSEVAAAFARRTGTPEPAEASTTVSVRLRTAESGVLAAADDTQAVAESLLTNALGPLGADAVAVWSAAPDGSLALAGHAGFPPGEAERWRHVPPGVSTVARLALQERRLVTLTRLQQNGPPSIGQLQRPDGGRMAVPAGTGGRIHGVLEICWPQPLAPQPPQIERQVEALAELCARTMDAPPTGDAGTTDAVLPDVTELIDLSEGLHDPAVVLTPVLDHEGRLADFRIRHASSRFVDPAGRPRGDVNGALLLEAYPMAGGESGLFDIVERVHATGEPFRAERMSLTALVDQIPLTSVADISVSRHGAAVLLIWRVEDETARLADLLQHAQRLGRIGGFEENLVTGAITWNAQLYALHGLPATAPPVRLRDLPGYAHPDDSAALDRFLRAVLRYRRPSSVNLRLRRPDGITRHIRVVAEPVLDADQRLHAVRGAYQDISAQHWTEVALAATRDQLAHTEAESAERNRLALQLQHAIMPPTPPAVEAPGLRVAVRYRPAETESLVGGDWYDTVVLPSGLVMLSVGDVAGHGIEAATGMVVLRNALRGLAVTGAGPAQLLSWLNTVTHHLAKHVTATAVCGIFDPSTRVMRWARAGHLPPVLVRGGEAEAFPLIGGLLLGALPEVAYAEREVRLEPDDTLLMYTDGLVERRDSSVQDSLGHLMNAAATGAGDLDGQLDRLLAESRSDTDDDTCVIGIQVG, encoded by the coding sequence ATGAGCCCGGGCACACGGCGGCCCGACGACGTCGACCCGCCGGGAACGGCCGCCGAGGAGCCGTCCCGGAACACGGCCCCGCACCACGCACCGGAACCCCTGGGCCGCCTGGTCGCCACCGTCGAACGGCTCCGCCGCGAGGTCCGGGCGGCGCACGCCGCCGCCGACGGCAGGGCCCTGGTCGAGCTGGCCAAGGGCATCCTGATCGGACAGCTGAGCTGCACCCCCGCCGCCGCGGCACGCCAGCTCGACGAACTGTCCCGCGAGACCGGGCTGTCCGCGCTCGAACTCGCCGCCGACATCGTCAACCAGGCATCCCGCGACCACGTCAGCGAGGTCGCCGCCGCGTTCGCCCGGCGCACCGGCACGCCGGAACCGGCCGAGGCGTCCACCACCGTCTCCGTACGGCTGCGCACGGCCGAAAGCGGGGTACTGGCCGCCGCCGACGACACCCAGGCGGTGGCCGAGTCCCTCCTGACGAACGCCCTCGGACCACTGGGCGCGGACGCCGTCGCCGTATGGAGCGCGGCCCCCGACGGCTCCCTGGCCCTCGCGGGCCACGCCGGCTTCCCGCCCGGGGAAGCCGAGCGCTGGCGCCACGTACCCCCGGGCGTCTCCACCGTCGCCCGCCTTGCACTGCAGGAGCGCCGACTGGTCACCCTCACCCGGCTCCAGCAGAACGGACCTCCCTCGATCGGCCAACTCCAGCGGCCCGACGGCGGGCGGATGGCCGTACCGGCCGGGACCGGCGGACGGATCCACGGCGTCCTCGAAATCTGCTGGCCGCAGCCCCTGGCGCCACAACCCCCGCAGATCGAGCGCCAGGTCGAGGCCCTCGCCGAACTGTGCGCCCGCACCATGGACGCCCCGCCCACCGGCGACGCCGGCACTACCGACGCGGTGCTCCCGGACGTCACGGAGCTGATCGACCTCTCCGAAGGCCTGCACGACCCCGCCGTGGTCCTCACCCCCGTACTCGATCACGAGGGCCGGCTGGCCGACTTCCGCATCCGCCACGCCAGCAGCCGGTTCGTCGACCCCGCCGGGCGGCCGCGCGGCGACGTGAACGGCGCGCTGCTGCTGGAGGCCTACCCGATGGCCGGGGGCGAGAGCGGCCTCTTCGACATCGTCGAGCGCGTGCACGCGACGGGCGAGCCCTTCCGCGCCGAACGCATGAGCCTGACCGCGCTCGTCGACCAGATCCCCCTCACCTCGGTCGCGGACATCAGCGTCAGCCGCCACGGCGCCGCCGTCCTGCTGATCTGGCGCGTCGAGGACGAGACGGCACGACTGGCCGACCTGCTCCAGCACGCCCAGCGCCTGGGCCGGATCGGCGGCTTCGAGGAGAACCTCGTCACCGGCGCGATCACCTGGAACGCACAGCTGTACGCGCTCCACGGACTGCCGGCCACCGCCCCGCCCGTCCGGCTCCGGGACCTGCCCGGCTACGCCCACCCCGACGACTCCGCCGCCCTGGACCGCTTCCTGCGGGCCGTGCTGCGCTACCGCCGCCCCTCCTCCGTCAACCTCCGCCTGCGCAGGCCGGACGGCATCACCCGGCACATCCGCGTCGTCGCCGAGCCCGTCCTCGACGCCGACCAGCGGCTGCACGCGGTCCGCGGCGCCTACCAGGACATCTCGGCGCAGCACTGGACCGAGGTCGCCCTGGCCGCGACCCGGGACCAACTCGCCCACACCGAGGCCGAATCCGCCGAACGCAACCGCCTCGCCCTGCAGCTCCAGCACGCGATCATGCCCCCCACCCCGCCGGCCGTCGAAGCCCCCGGCCTGCGCGTCGCCGTCCGCTACCGTCCGGCGGAGACCGAGTCGCTCGTCGGCGGCGACTGGTACGACACCGTGGTCCTGCCGTCCGGGCTGGTCATGCTCTCCGTCGGCGACGTCGCCGGACACGGTATCGAGGCGGCCACCGGCATGGTCGTCCTCCGCAACGCCCTGCGCGGCCTCGCCGTGACCGGAGCGGGCCCCGCCCAACTGCTGTCCTGGCTCAACACGGTCACCCACCATCTCGCCAAGCACGTGACGGCCACCGCGGTCTGCGGGATCTTCGACCCCAGCACCAGGGTGATGCGCTGGGCGCGTGCCGGGCACCTGCCTCCCGTACTCGTCCGCGGCGGCGAGGCGGAAGCCTTCCCGCTCATCGGGGGCCTGCTCCTCGGCGCGCTCCCCGAAGTGGCGTACGCCGAGCGGGAGGTGCGGCTCGAACCGGACGACACCCTGCTGATGTACACGGACGGGCTGGTGGAGCGGCGGGACTCCTCGGTGCAGGACTCGCTCGGCCACCTCATGAACGCGGCGGCCACCGGCGCCGGAGACCTGGACGGGCAGCTGGACCGCCTCCTCGCCGAGAGCCGGTCCGACACGGACGACGACACCTGCGTCATCGGAATCCAGGTCGGCTGA